A single genomic interval of Chryseobacterium paludis harbors:
- the pdeM gene encoding ligase-associated DNA damage response endonuclease PdeM, translating to MYIATKNISIQNEVFTLTNQRALFWKKEKALILSDLHIGKTAHFRKNGIALANHVMKSDLERLSVLIAYFQPEKFIVVGDLLHAGNNSDVEEFCEWRNQYSKLKFYLIEGNHDRISKELEEKLCLDFKAKILELADILFIHDFDRSNPKFQITGHIHPGFVINSTVKSIRLPCFVQTTHQLLLPAYSEFTGLDTKNLPKGGRFYVFTDAEIYQI from the coding sequence ATGTATATAGCCACAAAAAATATCAGTATTCAAAATGAAGTTTTTACTTTAACGAATCAGCGTGCGTTGTTTTGGAAAAAAGAAAAAGCATTGATTCTGTCAGATCTTCATATCGGGAAAACGGCTCATTTTAGGAAAAATGGAATTGCACTGGCAAATCATGTGATGAAGAGTGACCTTGAGAGATTGTCGGTACTAATCGCTTATTTTCAGCCTGAAAAATTTATTGTTGTCGGAGATCTGCTGCATGCGGGAAACAATTCTGATGTCGAAGAATTTTGTGAATGGCGAAATCAATATTCCAAACTGAAGTTTTATCTTATTGAAGGAAATCATGACCGTATTTCAAAGGAGCTGGAAGAAAAATTATGTCTTGATTTTAAAGCAAAAATTTTAGAATTGGCAGATATTCTTTTTATTCATGATTTTGATAGGTCCAATCCGAAGTTTCAGATTACAGGACATATTCATCCTGGATTTGTCATTAATTCCACTGTTAAAAGTATCCGTCTACCCTGTTTTGTACAAACTACACATCAATTATTACTTCCCGCTTATAGTGAGTTTACAGGATTAGATACAAAAAATCTCCCTAAAGGAGGAAGATTCTATGTTTTTACGGATGCTGAGATCTACCAAATCTAA
- a CDS encoding PPC domain-containing DNA-binding protein: MNSQIVTGNLWTAHKIEDCYIVKLQDKANITEALNDFIAYEKIKSGNISGVGIVKEMTLRFLDPTVKQYLYTHLNNPIDVQDISGCISESEGKPVLFLNATMEWKNETTLSGQLMDAKVYGCTEFLFYSINNTEMFTEKCLNLGKTSSWSFN, translated from the coding sequence ATGAATTCACAAATCGTTACGGGTAACCTATGGACGGCTCACAAAATAGAAGATTGCTATATAGTAAAGCTTCAGGATAAGGCCAATATCACAGAAGCTTTAAATGATTTTATAGCGTATGAGAAAATTAAATCCGGAAATATTTCGGGAGTTGGTATTGTAAAAGAAATGACGCTTCGCTTTTTAGACCCCACTGTAAAACAATATTTATACACCCATCTTAATAATCCAATAGATGTTCAGGATATTTCGGGTTGTATTTCAGAAAGTGAAGGAAAACCTGTATTATTTTTAAATGCTACTATGGAATGGAAAAATGAAACCACTTTATCAGGTCAGTTAATGGATGCTAAAGTGTATGGATGTACAGAATTCCTTTTTTATTCCATTAATAATACTGAAATGTTCACGGAGAAATGTTTAAACCTTGGCAAGACAAGTTCTTGGAGTTTCAATTAA
- a CDS encoding 5'-methylthioadenosine/S-adenosylhomocysteine nucleosidase family protein, with protein MITINTEHTYSISDILFVFALESEAADLFDDTHKLITGIGKVNAASTLTKEIYLRKPKLIVNLGSAGSKTFSKGNVVCCTKFIQRDMDVRGLGFKKYETPLSGIPPVLEYGLKMDNVKEGTCGSGDSFEMDHVEIDYNIVDMEAYPLALIAMKEEIPFLCLKYISDDAGSDAADDWAVQVHLAAEAFKKLLFK; from the coding sequence ATGATAACAATCAATACTGAACATACATATTCCATTTCTGATATCCTTTTTGTTTTTGCTCTGGAATCTGAAGCAGCTGATCTTTTTGATGACACTCACAAACTGATCACAGGAATAGGAAAGGTAAATGCAGCTTCGACACTTACAAAAGAAATCTATTTAAGGAAACCCAAGCTAATCGTTAATCTGGGTTCTGCGGGAAGTAAGACTTTTAGTAAGGGAAATGTCGTTTGTTGTACGAAATTTATTCAACGTGATATGGATGTAAGAGGACTTGGTTTTAAAAAATACGAAACTCCATTATCAGGAATTCCACCAGTGTTGGAATATGGATTGAAAATGGATAACGTAAAAGAAGGAACATGTGGAAGTGGAGACAGTTTTGAAATGGATCATGTAGAAATTGATTATAACATCGTGGATATGGAAGCTTATCCTTTAGCTCTTATTGCTATGAAAGAAGAAATTCCGTTTTTATGCCTGAAGTACATTTCCGATGATGCAGGAAGTGACGCTGCGGATGATTGGGCTGTACAGGTACATCTTGCTGCTGAAGCATTTAAGAAACTCTTATTTAAATAA
- a CDS encoding MBL fold metallo-hydrolase encodes MRSKRSASVRIPMGEIEIYVLSDGYFGIGDPQPILAPEIEKEKVQNALKTLHLSESDYEMPITTLLIKKGNQYILVDTGEGYHDPVNAGWLQNSILEIGISPEEITDILITHAHRDHIGGILSKEGRRIYPNAKYYISAPEYSFWNNDEKDFSKSKMSSYPTGKLQTEILRAIKNDLEIFDPGDILFSCLKTEFAPGHTPGHIIFHVFSENQSITHLVDIVHSPLLINHPDWGTQWDINFEEGVATRKKIFDNCYNDKRLVTTCHLPWPGIGYIGKTEDGWLWIPKAQSDPYIIKID; translated from the coding sequence ATGAGATCAAAAAGAAGTGCATCGGTCAGAATTCCAATGGGAGAGATTGAGATTTATGTTTTATCAGATGGATATTTTGGAATCGGAGATCCACAGCCAATTCTAGCTCCTGAAATAGAAAAAGAAAAGGTACAGAATGCATTGAAAACTCTCCACTTATCCGAATCTGATTATGAAATGCCTATCACGACACTTCTGATCAAAAAGGGAAATCAGTACATTCTTGTTGATACAGGAGAAGGTTATCATGATCCTGTTAATGCGGGATGGCTTCAGAACAGTATTTTAGAAATAGGAATTTCACCTGAAGAGATTACAGATATCCTAATCACCCATGCTCACCGGGATCATATTGGCGGAATTCTTTCAAAAGAAGGTAGAAGAATATATCCCAATGCAAAATATTATATTTCTGCTCCGGAATATAGCTTCTGGAATAATGATGAAAAAGACTTTTCCAAGAGTAAAATGTCTTCTTACCCAACAGGAAAACTACAGACAGAAATACTTAGGGCCATTAAAAATGATCTAGAAATCTTTGACCCCGGCGATATCCTTTTTTCATGTTTAAAAACAGAATTTGCACCAGGACATACACCGGGGCATATTATCTTTCATGTATTTTCAGAAAATCAATCGATTACCCATCTCGTAGATATTGTTCATTCCCCTTTATTGATCAATCATCCCGACTGGGGTACGCAGTGGGATATCAATTTTGAAGAAGGTGTTGCAACAAGAAAAAAGATTTTTGACAACTGCTATAATGATAAAAGACTGGTAACAACCTGCCATCTTCCATGGCCGGGAATCGGATATATCGGCAAAACAGAAGATGGCTGGCTGTGGATTCCTAAAGCACAATCCGATCCTTATATAATAAAGATCGATTAA
- a CDS encoding helix-turn-helix transcriptional regulator: MKNEKPGFNLEDLNEKIFAQDEIIALAKENSPRLLNKFRLVYPGFFDKIFAIQPNLRNSELIFCIYLKLNLSTKEVATYTYVTPKAVQNRKNRLRKKLLIPSEVDIYKWFNNL; this comes from the coding sequence ATGAAAAACGAAAAACCTGGATTCAATTTAGAAGATTTAAACGAAAAAATTTTTGCTCAAGATGAAATTATAGCATTAGCCAAAGAAAATTCCCCCCGTCTATTGAATAAATTCAGACTAGTTTATCCTGGTTTTTTTGATAAAATATTCGCTATACAACCTAATCTGAGAAACTCAGAATTGATTTTCTGTATTTATTTAAAACTAAATTTATCTACAAAAGAAGTAGCAACCTATACGTATGTAACGCCTAAAGCTGTTCAGAACCGAAAGAACAGACTTCGAAAGAAACTGCTTATTCCATCTGAGGTAGATATTTATAAGTGGTTTAATAATTTATAG
- a CDS encoding GNAT family N-acetyltransferase — MNSIIINQAFLEDWETLQTIGKETFSETFSGDNSKEEMDLYLEKSFNKEKLTDELNNSDSFFFIAWEEDNPIGYLKLNAGTAQTELQDKTSLEIERIYVRSSHHGKKVGQLLYDKALNVAKEQKKAYIWLGVWEENLRAVNFYKKNGFVEFDKHIFRLGNEEQTDLMMKKILE, encoded by the coding sequence ATGAACTCAATAATCATAAATCAGGCATTTCTGGAGGATTGGGAAACGCTGCAGACCATTGGAAAAGAAACTTTCTCAGAAACATTTTCCGGAGATAATTCGAAGGAGGAAATGGATCTCTATCTTGAAAAAAGCTTTAACAAAGAAAAGCTGACAGATGAACTAAATAATTCGGATTCTTTTTTCTTTATCGCCTGGGAAGAAGACAACCCAATTGGCTACCTAAAACTTAATGCAGGCACTGCACAAACCGAACTGCAGGATAAAACATCTCTTGAAATTGAAAGGATTTATGTAAGAAGCAGTCATCATGGTAAAAAGGTTGGCCAGCTCCTTTATGACAAAGCTTTAAATGTGGCAAAAGAACAGAAAAAAGCTTACATATGGTTAGGAGTTTGGGAGGAGAACCTTAGAGCCGTGAATTTTTATAAAAAGAATGGTTTTGTCGAATTCGATAAACATATTTTCCGTTTAGGAAATGAGGAACAGACCGATCTCATGATGAAAAAAATATTAGAATAA
- a CDS encoding MBL fold metallo-hydrolase gives MKIIPLKEGNFVASPTKDFSLLTTEKTDLAQGIKMSVQPFLIITKNDFIILDTGLGWKSETGKTIVSEILERENINPKQITKVLLSHLHKDHIEGAIQYTEDDFEATFPNADIYIQKRELDYAMENKGNPSFDFKTLEKLIQLPNIIWMNDDKGSITDEISYEVVGGHTPFMQVFWITEDGETAFYGADDLPQEAYLRYHLAYKSDFDGKKAMELRQIWQKEAEENHWKILFYHDLNKPFIQF, from the coding sequence ATGAAAATCATCCCGTTAAAAGAAGGCAATTTTGTAGCCAGCCCAACAAAAGACTTTAGTCTTTTAACGACAGAAAAAACAGATCTGGCTCAGGGAATAAAAATGTCTGTACAGCCCTTCCTTATTATCACAAAAAATGACTTTATTATTTTAGATACTGGTTTAGGCTGGAAAAGTGAAACCGGTAAAACAATCGTTTCAGAGATTTTAGAGAGAGAAAATATTAACCCAAAACAAATTACGAAGGTCCTACTCTCCCATCTTCATAAAGACCATATTGAAGGAGCAATACAATATACGGAAGACGATTTTGAAGCGACATTTCCAAATGCTGATATTTATATTCAAAAGCGTGAACTTGATTATGCTATGGAGAATAAAGGAAATCCTTCTTTTGATTTTAAAACACTCGAAAAACTGATCCAACTTCCTAATATCATCTGGATGAACGATGACAAAGGATCTATTACTGATGAAATCTCTTATGAAGTGGTTGGTGGACATACGCCTTTTATGCAGGTTTTCTGGATTACCGAAGATGGAGAAACTGCTTTTTATGGTGCTGATGATCTTCCGCAAGAAGCTTATTTACGGTATCATCTTGCCTATAAAAGTGATTTTGATGGTAAAAAAGCAATGGAACTAAGACAGATCTGGCAAAAAGAAGCTGAAGAAAACCATTGGAAAATACTATTTTATCACGATCTTAATAAGCCATTCATTCAATTTTAG
- a CDS encoding MFS transporter — protein sequence MNYQNEISVSDKTGNKKIRKGLPTALWALTISAFGIGTTEFVIVGLLPTVAGDLGISIPSAGLLVSLYAIGVAIGAPVLTALTGKVPRKTLLVSIMLLFVIGNGLASIAPGFVTLILARILTGFAHGVYFSIGSTIAASLVPEEKRATAISIMFAGLTLAIVTGVPLGTFIGQHFGWRATFIGVAILGIIGLIASMILVPGHLQNGKTASLQQQLKVLTNKRLIFAFLMTAMGYGGTFVVFTYLSPILQEITGLKESLVTLILLIYGIAIALGNLIGGRLANKNPLKALLWMFIAQGIVLFLFYFTVHSPILSIITLFFLGALSFATVPGLQLLVVQIAEKELPGTEDVASGINIAAFNIGIAIGSYSGGLIVTSSLGIGSTPWIGALFLVITVFITLYSIKLGKKLLR from the coding sequence ATGAACTATCAAAATGAAATTTCAGTTTCTGATAAAACAGGAAACAAAAAGATAAGAAAAGGACTTCCTACTGCATTATGGGCATTAACGATCAGCGCATTCGGTATTGGAACTACAGAATTTGTTATTGTAGGGCTTTTACCTACCGTAGCCGGAGATCTTGGAATATCCATACCATCAGCAGGATTACTGGTAAGCTTGTATGCAATAGGAGTTGCTATCGGAGCACCTGTATTAACAGCATTAACAGGAAAGGTACCTCGCAAAACACTTTTAGTTTCAATCATGCTATTGTTTGTAATCGGAAACGGATTAGCTTCTATAGCACCAGGATTTGTCACTTTAATTTTAGCCAGAATCTTAACAGGTTTTGCACATGGCGTTTACTTTTCCATTGGATCTACCATTGCTGCATCTTTGGTTCCTGAAGAAAAAAGAGCGACGGCAATTTCCATTATGTTCGCGGGATTAACGTTGGCTATTGTAACCGGGGTTCCGCTGGGAACATTTATAGGGCAGCATTTTGGATGGAGAGCAACCTTTATTGGAGTGGCTATTCTGGGAATTATTGGTTTAATAGCCAGTATGATCCTTGTTCCTGGTCATTTACAAAACGGAAAGACAGCATCTCTCCAACAACAGCTAAAAGTATTGACGAATAAACGTTTGATTTTTGCTTTTCTAATGACCGCAATGGGATATGGAGGAACGTTCGTAGTCTTCACCTATTTGTCTCCAATCCTACAGGAAATTACAGGATTGAAAGAATCTTTAGTTACACTTATCCTGCTGATCTACGGTATTGCTATCGCGCTAGGAAATCTTATCGGGGGAAGATTAGCCAATAAAAATCCTTTGAAAGCTTTATTATGGATGTTTATTGCTCAAGGTATCGTACTTTTCTTATTTTACTTTACAGTACACAGCCCAATACTAAGTATTATAACATTATTTTTCCTTGGAGCATTATCCTTTGCTACTGTTCCGGGATTACAACTTTTGGTCGTTCAGATAGCAGAAAAGGAATTACCGGGAACAGAAGATGTTGCATCAGGAATTAATATTGCCGCTTTTAATATAGGAATTGCTATTGGTTCTTATTCCGGAGGACTTATCGTAACATCATCTTTAGGAATAGGTAGTACACCCTGGATAGGAGCCTTATTCCTTGTGATTACAGTATTTATTACATTGTATAGTATCAAGCTTGGTAAGAAGCTTTTGAGATAG
- a CDS encoding TetR/AcrR family transcriptional regulator, producing the protein MKKSEATRLNILQKAFELIYSHGYQTTSVDEIIATTQVTKGAFYYHFKTKDEMGLAIINELMRSSFKKTFIDPFQNTDNPLDTIYQLMNFMLMENEFLKVQYGCPTANLTQEMAPWNIEFTKALNDLSKQWEEAMIKSIDHAKETGKVNKNVDSKGIAVFVMSGYWGVRNLGKLENNKSVYVTYLKQLKAYFSTMQ; encoded by the coding sequence ATGAAAAAATCTGAAGCTACCCGACTGAATATTCTGCAAAAGGCGTTTGAGCTCATTTATTCTCATGGATATCAGACGACAAGTGTAGATGAAATCATTGCCACTACTCAGGTAACAAAAGGTGCTTTTTATTATCATTTTAAAACAAAAGATGAAATGGGGCTCGCTATCATTAATGAGTTAATGAGATCTTCATTTAAGAAAACTTTTATAGATCCATTTCAAAATACCGATAATCCGTTGGATACTATTTATCAGTTAATGAATTTTATGCTGATGGAAAATGAATTTTTGAAGGTCCAATATGGTTGTCCTACAGCTAATCTCACTCAGGAAATGGCTCCATGGAATATTGAGTTTACAAAAGCATTGAATGATCTTTCAAAGCAATGGGAAGAAGCTATGATTAAATCCATTGATCATGCAAAAGAAACCGGAAAGGTGAACAAAAATGTGGATTCTAAAGGAATTGCTGTTTTCGTAATGTCAGGGTATTGGGGAGTCAGAAATTTAGGAAAACTGGAGAATAACAAATCAGTCTATGTAACTTATTTAAAGCAACTTAAGGCTTATTTTAGCACAATGCAATAA
- a CDS encoding ATP-dependent DNA ligase, giving the protein MKHFAELINALESTNKTNAKIDAIIDYLERAPEEDKVWFIALFTGKRPKRNVNTNLMKEWALEITQLPFWLFQESYSSVGDLGETLSLILPQPTEKIERTLSQWMNDIVNLKDKTEAEKKEFVLQSWNGLDYTERLIFNKLLGGSFRIGVSDKTLINALTKYSGQEASALMHSMMGKWNPGEVSFQELISAEKVNADNSRPYPFCLAYPLEKELSELGEPNEWLIEYKWDGIRGQIIRRNDEVFIWSRGEELITEQFPEIVEAVKAMKGNFVLDGEILAVKDGKVLNFNELQKRLNRKNVTKKMLTDIPVEVFAYDLIELEGNDLRVKPISGRRAMLEELFLNEDPEKIQLSRVIEFEKWDELDQIRESSRDINSEGLMLKQKNSPYHSGRKKGDWWKWKINPMTIDAVLIYAQKGSGRRSAYYTDYSFAVKNGDSLVTIAKAYSGLTDKEIMEVSRFVNKNAIEKFGPVRTVKAELVFEIAFEGIGFSSRHKSGVALRFPRIVRWRRDKTVNEIDDLEEIKKLIQ; this is encoded by the coding sequence ATGAAACATTTTGCAGAATTGATCAATGCTTTGGAAAGCACTAATAAAACCAACGCTAAAATAGATGCGATCATCGATTATCTTGAGCGTGCACCTGAAGAAGATAAAGTATGGTTTATTGCTTTGTTTACCGGCAAAAGACCCAAAAGAAATGTCAATACAAATTTAATGAAGGAATGGGCATTGGAAATTACCCAACTTCCCTTCTGGCTTTTTCAGGAGAGTTATTCATCTGTAGGTGATCTTGGTGAAACACTTTCCTTAATTCTGCCACAGCCTACAGAAAAAATAGAGCGGACTCTTTCACAGTGGATGAATGACATTGTAAATCTGAAAGATAAAACTGAGGCCGAAAAAAAAGAATTCGTTTTACAATCGTGGAATGGGCTGGATTATACGGAGCGACTGATTTTCAATAAATTATTAGGTGGAAGCTTCCGTATAGGTGTTTCCGATAAAACATTGATCAATGCTCTGACAAAATATTCAGGGCAGGAAGCAAGTGCATTAATGCATAGCATGATGGGAAAATGGAATCCTGGTGAAGTTTCTTTTCAGGAATTGATCTCAGCAGAAAAAGTGAATGCTGACAACTCTCGTCCTTACCCATTTTGTCTCGCCTATCCTTTGGAAAAAGAACTTTCCGAATTGGGAGAACCTAACGAATGGCTGATCGAATATAAATGGGATGGAATACGTGGTCAGATCATCAGAAGAAATGATGAAGTTTTCATCTGGTCCCGGGGTGAAGAACTGATCACTGAACAGTTTCCTGAAATTGTAGAAGCTGTAAAGGCTATGAAAGGGAATTTTGTTTTAGATGGAGAAATACTTGCGGTAAAGGATGGTAAGGTTTTAAATTTTAATGAATTACAGAAAAGATTAAATAGAAAAAATGTTACTAAAAAGATGCTTACTGATATTCCTGTTGAAGTATTTGCTTATGATTTAATTGAACTTGAAGGCAACGATCTACGGGTGAAGCCTATCTCTGGAAGAAGAGCTATGCTCGAAGAATTATTCCTTAATGAAGATCCTGAAAAAATTCAGCTTTCCAGGGTTATTGAATTTGAAAAATGGGATGAATTAGATCAAATCAGAGAAAGTTCAAGGGATATTAATAGTGAGGGATTAATGCTTAAACAAAAGAATTCTCCTTATCATTCAGGACGGAAAAAAGGCGACTGGTGGAAATGGAAGATCAATCCAATGACCATTGATGCAGTATTGATCTATGCCCAGAAAGGAAGTGGAAGGCGAAGTGCTTATTATACTGATTATAGTTTTGCTGTAAAAAATGGAGATTCTCTGGTAACAATTGCGAAGGCCTATTCAGGGTTAACGGATAAAGAAATTATGGAGGTCAGCCGTTTTGTAAATAAGAATGCTATTGAAAAATTTGGGCCGGTCCGCACAGTAAAAGCTGAGCTTGTTTTTGAAATTGCTTTTGAAGGAATAGGCTTCAGTAGTCGCCATAAAAGTGGTGTAGCATTGCGTTTTCCAAGAATCGTACGGTGGCGGAGAGACAAAACGGTAAATGAAATAGATGATCTTGAAGAAATAAAAAAACTGATACAATAA
- a CDS encoding ligase-associated DNA damage response DEXH box helicase — MTAFENTNGFKVIQQWMAEKGNSPFKFQTDTWWKFGNGYSGMVIAPTGFGKTYSVFLALITDFLNHPEKYKKGLKMIWITPLRSLSKDIAKAMEEAINEIGLDWTVGVRNGDTDPKTRQQQVRNMPDILVVTPESLHLLLGQKDHLKFFKNLHCIAVDEWHELLGSKRGVMVELGISQVRKYVPLLKIWGITATIGNLDEALEVLIPYDIKKTKITAKQQKKIDIIPVFPDEVEILPWAGHLGAKLADKIVPIILESKSTIVFTNTRSQSEMWYQLLLNAYPDFAGQIAIHHSSIDAHLRIWIEDNLSSGKLKAVVSTSSLDLGIDFKPVDTVIQIGSAKGVARFLQRAGRSGHSPFETSKIYCVPTHSLELIEVAALKEAVKQKVIEPREPQVLCFDVLVQFLMTLAVGDGFFPDETYERIKKVYTFQEMTPEEWKEIIDFLTIGGSALKSYEEFHKVVIMDDGLFKVTSRKIAMLHRMNMGAIVSDAMLKVKFISGGYIGMIEEYFISKLKKEEKFILAGRVLEVAMVKDMTVYVRLSKGKALVPSYLGGRLPLSSNLSTFLREKLSGALNPASSEKELKFLHPLLVSQEKTSHIPKEDEFLVELIKNKEGFHLFMYPFEGRLVHEVMAALIAFRISKLAPISFSMAMNDYGFELFSDKEIPLNEGNLEKILTRDNLMVDVISSINSAEMARRKFRDIAVISGMVIQNFPGQQRSNKALQSSAGLIFKVLEDYDPNHFLVRQSYTEVFNMQLQEQRLVEAFKRIEKSKIILKYSNTFTPLSFPIKVDSLRQTLSSEGLDARIQKLIEQAGKRRE, encoded by the coding sequence TTGACTGCTTTTGAAAATACCAATGGATTTAAGGTCATTCAGCAATGGATGGCTGAAAAAGGTAATTCCCCTTTCAAATTTCAGACAGATACCTGGTGGAAGTTTGGAAATGGATACAGCGGAATGGTTATTGCGCCAACAGGATTTGGAAAAACTTATTCTGTATTTTTAGCCCTGATCACTGATTTTCTCAATCATCCTGAAAAGTATAAAAAGGGACTGAAAATGATCTGGATCACTCCTCTTCGATCCCTTTCTAAAGATATTGCAAAGGCAATGGAAGAGGCTATCAATGAGATAGGACTGGATTGGACTGTTGGAGTGAGAAATGGCGATACTGATCCCAAAACAAGGCAGCAACAGGTCAGAAATATGCCAGATATTCTAGTGGTAACTCCTGAAAGTTTACATCTTCTTTTGGGTCAAAAAGATCATTTGAAATTTTTCAAAAATCTCCATTGCATTGCGGTTGATGAATGGCATGAACTATTGGGTTCCAAACGGGGTGTAATGGTAGAACTGGGTATTTCACAGGTTAGAAAGTATGTTCCTTTATTAAAAATTTGGGGAATTACAGCAACAATCGGTAATCTGGATGAAGCACTGGAGGTCTTAATTCCATATGATATCAAAAAAACAAAAATTACTGCGAAACAGCAGAAAAAAATTGACATCATTCCTGTATTTCCGGATGAAGTCGAAATTTTACCATGGGCAGGGCATTTGGGGGCTAAGCTTGCTGATAAAATTGTTCCTATTATTCTTGAATCTAAATCTACGATCGTATTTACCAATACCCGGAGTCAGAGTGAAATGTGGTATCAGTTATTGCTTAATGCATATCCTGATTTTGCGGGCCAGATTGCTATTCATCACAGTTCTATTGATGCTCATTTAAGAATCTGGATCGAAGATAATTTAAGCAGTGGTAAATTAAAAGCTGTTGTTTCTACTTCATCTTTAGATTTAGGTATCGACTTCAAACCTGTTGATACTGTGATTCAAATAGGTTCTGCTAAAGGTGTGGCCAGATTTCTGCAACGCGCCGGACGAAGTGGACACTCTCCTTTTGAAACCTCTAAAATCTATTGTGTTCCCACACATTCTCTGGAACTGATTGAAGTGGCTGCCTTAAAAGAAGCCGTAAAACAAAAAGTTATTGAACCTCGTGAACCTCAGGTGTTGTGCTTTGATGTTTTGGTACAGTTCCTGATGACTTTAGCTGTTGGTGACGGATTCTTTCCTGATGAAACCTATGAAAGAATTAAAAAGGTCTATACTTTTCAGGAGATGACTCCTGAAGAATGGAAAGAGATCATTGATTTTCTTACTATTGGCGGCAGTGCATTAAAAAGCTACGAAGAATTTCATAAAGTAGTGATTATGGATGATGGGTTATTTAAAGTGACTTCCAGAAAAATAGCTATGCTGCACCGGATGAATATGGGAGCGATCGTAAGTGATGCAATGCTAAAGGTTAAATTTATTTCTGGTGGTTATATTGGAATGATTGAAGAATACTTCATTTCAAAGCTTAAAAAAGAAGAAAAATTTATTTTGGCCGGAAGAGTTCTTGAAGTAGCAATGGTTAAGGATATGACCGTTTATGTACGTCTGTCGAAAGGAAAAGCCTTAGTTCCCAGTTACCTTGGCGGAAGATTACCTTTAAGTTCCAATTTGAGTACTTTTTTAAGGGAAAAGCTTTCCGGGGCATTGAATCCTGCTTCTTCAGAAAAAGAACTTAAATTTTTGCATCCTCTCCTTGTCAGTCAGGAAAAAACATCCCATATTCCGAAAGAAGATGAATTTCTGGTGGAACTGATTAAAAACAAAGAAGGGTTTCATTTGTTTATGTACCCTTTTGAAGGACGTCTGGTGCATGAAGTCATGGCTGCATTAATTGCCTTCAGAATTTCTAAACTCGCTCCTATTTCCTTTTCAATGGCCATGAATGATTATGGTTTTGAGCTGTTCAGTGATAAAGAAATTCCTTTAAATGAAGGCAACCTGGAGAAGATTCTAACCCGTGATAATCTGATGGTTGATGTTATTTCAAGTATTAATTCTGCTGAAATGGCACGTAGAAAATTCCGCGATATTGCCGTTATTTCAGGAATGGTTATCCAAAATTTCCCTGGACAGCAACGATCAAATAAAGCCTTACAAAGTTCAGCGGGACTCATTTTTAAAGTACTTGAAGATTATGATCCAAATCACTTTCTTGTAAGACAGTCTTATACAGAAGTTTTTAATATGCAGCTACAAGAACAAAGACTTGTAGAAGCCTTCAAAAGAATTGAAAAATCGAAAATTATTTTAAAATATTCTAATACTTTTACACCGTTAAGCTTCCCAATTAAAGTAGATAGTCTTCGTCAGACTCTTTCAAGCGAAGGTTTAGATGCGAGAATACAAAAATTGATAGAACAGGCGGGTAAGAGAAGAGAATAA